A stretch of Bradyrhizobium diazoefficiens DNA encodes these proteins:
- the pgl gene encoding 6-phosphogluconolactonase, which yields MAAADQPKLIVVADADTLAQAAAERVMARIAAHPGRIAICLTGGSSPKKLYQLLGSDAWRGKIPWDRVHWFIGDERFVAESDPLNNMAVARATFLDRNAPADHIHPIPTAAENPDASAAAYARELQSFYGAESLDPARPLFDMVLMGVGPDGHTASLFPGYPEINETERWVVGVPKANVAPFVPRISLTLPALASCREMLFEIAGHDKQPILTRLLNGETLPAVRARSNGETVWLVDQAALPEGIRGGR from the coding sequence ATGGCCGCCGCCGACCAGCCCAAGCTGATCGTCGTCGCCGATGCCGATACCCTCGCCCAGGCCGCCGCCGAACGGGTGATGGCACGGATTGCAGCCCATCCCGGTCGGATCGCTATCTGCCTCACCGGCGGATCGAGCCCGAAGAAGCTGTATCAGCTGCTCGGCAGCGACGCCTGGCGCGGCAAGATCCCGTGGGATCGCGTGCACTGGTTCATTGGCGACGAGCGTTTTGTCGCCGAGAGCGATCCCCTCAACAACATGGCGGTCGCGCGCGCCACGTTTCTCGACCGCAACGCGCCCGCCGACCATATCCATCCGATTCCGACGGCGGCCGAAAATCCCGATGCCAGTGCCGCGGCCTATGCGCGCGAGCTGCAGTCCTTCTACGGCGCCGAAAGCCTCGATCCAGCGCGACCGCTGTTCGACATGGTCCTGATGGGCGTGGGCCCGGACGGCCACACCGCTTCGCTGTTTCCCGGCTACCCCGAGATCAATGAGACCGAGCGCTGGGTCGTCGGCGTGCCCAAGGCCAATGTCGCCCCGTTCGTGCCGCGGATCTCGCTGACGCTGCCCGCTTTGGCGTCCTGCCGCGAAATGCTGTTCGAGATTGCGGGCCACGACAAGCAACCGATCTTGACGCGCCTCCTTAATGGCGAGACTCTGCCGGCCGTACGCGCGCGCTCGAATGGTGAGACCGTCTGGCTGGTCGACCAGGCCGCGCTTCCGGAGGGAATTCGTGGCGGGCGTTAA
- the zwf gene encoding glucose-6-phosphate dehydrogenase, whose translation MTKDQQPKRKPENCAFVIFGATGDLTHRLVIPSLYNLAAEHLLPEKFCVVGVGRNAMSDDELRDSLMKGLREFATRPVDDDIAKKLLERVSFVEADANDPPSFDRLHAHLDTLECAQDTGGNRLFYLATPPAAFAPTARELGRTGMMKENGVWRRLVIEKPFGTDLASARALNAELLKIMDEHQIYRIDHYLGKETVQNILVLRFANGMFEPIWNRNHIDHIQITVEEKLGVGHRGGFYDATGALRDMVPNHLFQLMSLVAMEPPARFDAHSVRSEKAEVLAAVQQPNEEEALRNSVRAQYLAGRIGDDEIPDYRKTEDVKAGSTTETFVALKLMIDNWRWAGVPFYLRTGKALGHKRTEVAIKFKQAPLSMFNGTTVDRLSQNFLTIGIAPTETIELQFNAKIPGPSITIDGVEMKFKYGDYFRADPSTGYETLIYDCMIGDNILFQRADGIEAGWEAVQPFLDAWKNAGTNGIETYKAGSDGPACADELLRRDGRSWRKFS comes from the coding sequence GTGACAAAAGACCAGCAGCCCAAGCGCAAGCCGGAGAATTGCGCCTTCGTCATTTTCGGTGCCACCGGTGATCTCACGCACCGGCTCGTGATCCCGTCGCTTTACAATCTTGCCGCAGAACATTTGCTCCCGGAGAAGTTTTGCGTCGTCGGTGTGGGCCGCAACGCCATGTCGGACGACGAGCTCCGCGACAGTCTGATGAAAGGGCTGCGCGAATTCGCGACTCGTCCCGTGGACGATGATATCGCGAAGAAACTCCTGGAGCGCGTGAGCTTCGTCGAAGCCGATGCGAACGACCCGCCGTCATTCGACCGACTGCACGCGCATCTCGACACCCTGGAATGTGCGCAGGACACCGGCGGCAATCGCCTGTTTTATCTGGCGACCCCGCCCGCTGCGTTCGCACCGACCGCGCGCGAACTCGGCCGCACCGGCATGATGAAGGAGAACGGCGTCTGGCGGCGGCTGGTGATCGAAAAGCCGTTCGGCACTGATCTCGCCTCGGCGCGCGCGCTCAACGCCGAACTCCTGAAGATTATGGACGAGCACCAGATCTACCGGATTGATCATTACCTCGGCAAGGAGACGGTGCAGAACATTCTGGTGCTACGCTTCGCCAACGGCATGTTCGAGCCGATCTGGAATCGCAACCACATCGACCATATCCAGATCACGGTGGAGGAGAAGCTCGGCGTCGGCCATCGCGGCGGCTTCTACGATGCCACCGGAGCGCTGCGCGACATGGTGCCGAACCATCTGTTCCAGTTGATGTCGCTGGTCGCGATGGAGCCACCCGCGCGTTTCGACGCGCACTCCGTGCGCTCCGAGAAGGCCGAAGTCCTCGCCGCGGTCCAGCAACCCAATGAAGAGGAAGCGCTGAGAAACTCGGTGCGCGCGCAATATCTTGCGGGCCGGATCGGCGACGACGAAATCCCGGACTACCGCAAGACCGAGGACGTCAAGGCGGGCAGCACCACAGAGACCTTTGTCGCGCTCAAATTGATGATCGACAATTGGCGGTGGGCCGGCGTACCGTTCTATTTGCGCACCGGCAAGGCACTGGGGCACAAGCGCACCGAGGTCGCAATCAAGTTCAAGCAGGCACCGCTGTCGATGTTCAACGGCACGACCGTTGACCGTCTCTCGCAAAACTTCCTCACCATCGGCATCGCGCCGACCGAGACCATCGAGCTTCAGTTCAACGCCAAGATCCCGGGACCGAGCATCACCATCGACGGCGTCGAGATGAAGTTCAAGTACGGAGACTATTTCCGCGCCGATCCCTCCACCGGCTACGAGACGCTGATCTACGACTGCATGATCGGCGACAACATCCTGTTCCAGCGCGCCGACGGCATCGAGGCCGGATGGGAGGCGGTGCAGCCGTTCCTCGATGCGTGGAAGAACGCGGGCACCAACGGCATCGAGACCTATAAGGCCGGCAGCGACGGCCCGGCCTGCGCCGACGAACTGCTGCGGCGCGACGGCCGCAGCTGGCGGAAGTTTTCGTGA
- a CDS encoding gluconokinase, whose product MAGVKAPCALIVMGVSGSGKSTIAELLGKRLGWRFEDGDSFHPASNVAKMKAGHPLTDEDRWPWLNAIADEIARTCDKGEQIIIACSALKHTYRDVLLRGRDDVRFVFLKGTQELIADRLAHRKGHFMPPGLLTSQFNTLEPPEASEHVITASIDETVEAIVDGIVRQLKIDGGTSKAIT is encoded by the coding sequence GTGGCGGGCGTTAAAGCACCTTGTGCGTTGATCGTGATGGGCGTATCGGGCTCGGGCAAGAGCACAATTGCGGAACTACTCGGAAAGCGCCTCGGCTGGCGATTCGAGGACGGCGACAGCTTTCACCCCGCCAGCAATGTCGCGAAAATGAAGGCCGGCCACCCGCTCACCGACGAGGACCGCTGGCCCTGGCTCAACGCCATCGCCGACGAAATCGCGCGGACCTGCGACAAGGGCGAGCAAATCATCATCGCCTGCTCGGCGTTGAAGCACACCTATCGCGACGTGCTGCTGCGCGGACGCGATGACGTGCGCTTCGTGTTCCTGAAGGGCACGCAAGAGCTGATCGCCGACCGGCTCGCACACCGCAAGGGCCATTTCATGCCGCCCGGGCTCCTGACCAGCCAGTTCAACACGCTGGAGCCGCCGGAGGCAAGCGAGCATGTCATCACGGCTTCGATCGACGAGACCGTCGAGGCGATCGTGGACGGCATCGTGCGGCAGCTCAAAATCGACGGCGGGACAAGCAAGGCCATCACATGA
- a CDS encoding HAD family hydrolase — translation MTKISLVVSDVDGTLLTKDKTLTERARSAVQRLHQAGIGFTITSSRPAIGMRFLIEPLALWLPVGPFNGSSIIDPEMRPVEQHLIPKSAAERSLQILRDYGADVWLFTADKWLIDNPNGSYVAHEQHTIRSDPTIVTDFSPYLASACKIVGASADAAGLEACEKAMQEALGSEATAVRSQTYYLDITPPGFNKGTFVQAMAKRLGISTDAVATIGDMQNDLAMFRVSGTSIAMGNATDSVKDLATHVTATNEQDGFAEAIEMILKRNGVA, via the coding sequence ATGACGAAAATCTCACTGGTCGTCTCCGACGTCGACGGCACGCTGCTGACCAAGGACAAGACGCTGACCGAACGCGCGAGGTCCGCAGTGCAGCGGCTGCACCAGGCCGGCATCGGCTTCACCATCACCTCCAGCCGCCCCGCCATCGGCATGCGCTTCCTGATCGAGCCGCTGGCGCTGTGGCTGCCGGTCGGCCCGTTCAACGGCTCCTCGATCATCGACCCCGAGATGAGGCCGGTCGAGCAGCATCTGATTCCCAAAAGCGCGGCCGAGCGGTCCTTGCAGATCCTCCGCGACTACGGCGCCGACGTCTGGCTGTTCACCGCCGACAAATGGCTGATTGACAACCCCAACGGCAGCTACGTCGCGCACGAGCAGCACACGATCCGCTCCGATCCCACCATCGTGACCGATTTCTCGCCGTATCTTGCGAGCGCCTGTAAGATCGTCGGCGCCAGCGCCGATGCGGCGGGCCTCGAGGCTTGCGAAAAGGCGATGCAGGAAGCGCTCGGCAGCGAGGCGACCGCGGTCCGCTCGCAGACCTATTATCTCGACATCACCCCGCCCGGCTTCAACAAGGGCACGTTCGTGCAGGCCATGGCCAAGCGCCTCGGCATTTCCACCGATGCCGTCGCCACCATCGGCGACATGCAGAATGATCTCGCGATGTTCCGCGTCAGCGGCACCTCGATCGCCATGGGCAATGCCACCGACAGCGTCAAGGACCTGGCCACCCACGTCACCGCGACCAACGAGCAGGACGGGTTTGCGGAAGCGATAGAGATGATCTTGAAGCGGAACGGGGTCGCTTAA
- a CDS encoding glycoside hydrolase family 15 protein: MSEKIEDYALIGDCETAALVGRNGSIDWLCWPAFDSDACFAAILGTHKNGRWLIAPNEDITATSRCYLGNTLILETRFETKGGTVVLIDFMPPRGKASDIVRLVRGISGSVKMRMELIIRFGFGVDVPWVRRCEDGSLLAIAGQDMTVLRTPAKIRGEDLTTVSEFEVTAGETVPFVLTYGPSHLHPPEPIDPEVALQETEAFWKEWCSRCTRDGEYHDLILRSLITLKALTFAPTGGIVAAPTTSLPEKLGGARNWDYRFCWLRDATFTLLALMNSGYTEEASAWHNWLLRAAAGSPANMQIMYGIWGQRRLLEWEAGWLDGYEGAQPVRVGNAAHAQLQLDVYGELIDAFHQSRMAKLKLDDETWAMECNVLSHLAEVWDQPDHGIWERRGQPRHYVFSKVMTWVAFDRGIKSAETFGFKAPLLHWRALRDAIHRDVCHRGFDPEEGAFVESYGSKMCDASLLLLPAVGFLPAHDPRIRGTIAAVEKHMMRDGFVLRHDPREISEEKQPIEGAFLACTLWLADAYVLSGNLDKAQALFDRIAALANDVGLLAEEYDSVARRQTGNFPQALTHIALINTAHNLSAARHASEKPAMQRSKQ; encoded by the coding sequence TTGTCAGAGAAGATCGAAGACTATGCTTTGATCGGCGACTGCGAGACCGCAGCGCTAGTCGGGCGCAACGGCTCGATCGACTGGCTGTGCTGGCCGGCCTTCGATTCCGACGCCTGCTTTGCCGCCATCCTCGGCACCCACAAGAACGGCCGCTGGCTGATCGCGCCGAACGAAGACATCACGGCAACGTCCCGCTGCTATCTCGGCAACACCCTGATCCTCGAGACGCGCTTCGAGACGAAGGGCGGTACCGTTGTGCTGATCGACTTCATGCCGCCGCGGGGCAAGGCGTCCGACATCGTGCGGCTGGTCCGAGGTATCAGTGGTTCGGTGAAGATGCGGATGGAGCTCATCATCCGCTTTGGTTTCGGCGTCGACGTGCCCTGGGTGCGCCGTTGCGAGGATGGATCGCTGCTGGCGATCGCCGGCCAGGACATGACGGTGCTGCGGACGCCCGCCAAGATCCGCGGCGAAGATCTCACGACAGTCTCCGAATTCGAGGTGACGGCCGGCGAGACCGTGCCGTTCGTGCTGACCTATGGTCCCTCGCATCTCCATCCGCCTGAACCGATCGATCCGGAGGTTGCGCTCCAGGAGACCGAGGCATTCTGGAAGGAATGGTGCAGCCGGTGCACGCGCGACGGCGAGTATCACGATCTCATCCTGCGTTCGCTGATCACACTGAAGGCCCTGACCTTCGCTCCGACCGGCGGCATTGTCGCCGCGCCCACCACTTCATTGCCGGAAAAACTTGGCGGCGCCAGGAATTGGGACTACCGCTTCTGCTGGCTGCGCGACGCTACCTTCACCCTGCTGGCGCTGATGAACTCGGGCTATACCGAGGAAGCCTCGGCCTGGCACAATTGGCTGCTGCGCGCGGCTGCCGGTTCGCCCGCCAACATGCAGATCATGTACGGTATCTGGGGCCAGCGGCGGCTCTTGGAATGGGAAGCAGGCTGGCTCGACGGCTATGAAGGTGCGCAGCCCGTGCGCGTCGGCAACGCCGCGCATGCGCAGCTCCAGCTCGACGTTTACGGCGAATTAATCGACGCCTTCCATCAGTCGCGTATGGCCAAGCTCAAGCTCGACGACGAGACCTGGGCGATGGAGTGCAATGTGCTCAGCCATCTCGCCGAGGTCTGGGACCAGCCCGATCACGGCATCTGGGAGCGCCGCGGGCAGCCCAGGCACTACGTCTTCTCCAAGGTCATGACTTGGGTTGCTTTCGACCGCGGCATCAAGAGCGCCGAGACCTTCGGCTTCAAGGCGCCGCTCCTGCATTGGCGCGCGCTCCGCGACGCCATTCATCGTGACGTCTGCCACAGGGGCTTTGACCCTGAGGAGGGTGCCTTCGTCGAGTCCTATGGTTCAAAAATGTGCGATGCCAGCTTGCTGCTTTTGCCGGCGGTCGGCTTTCTGCCGGCCCACGACCCGCGCATCCGCGGCACCATCGCAGCCGTCGAGAAGCACATGATGCGCGACGGCTTCGTGCTCCGGCATGATCCCCGCGAGATTTCCGAGGAGAAGCAGCCGATCGAGGGCGCATTTCTGGCCTGCACCTTGTGGCTGGCCGACGCCTACGTGCTCTCTGGCAATCTCGACAAGGCGCAGGCGCTGTTCGATCGTATCGCGGCGCTCGCGAACGATGTCGGACTATTGGCCGAGGAATATGATTCCGTCGCGCGCCGCCAGACCGGAAATTTCCCACAGGCGCTGACCCACATCGCGCTGATCAACACCGCGCACAATCTCTCGGCGGCGCGGCACGCGAGCGAGAAGCCGGCGATGCAGCGGTCGAAGCAGTAA
- the gnd gene encoding phosphogluconate dehydrogenase (NAD(+)-dependent, decarboxylating): MQLGMIGLGRMGGNIVRRLMRHGHSTVVYDKDAKAVAGLAADGAVGSATLEEFIAKLERPRTAWVMLPAGRITETTIDTIAGVMQDGDVVIDGGNTFWQDDVRRGKALKDRGIHYVDVGTSGGVWGLDRGYCMMIGGEKPVVDRLDPIFAALAPGAGDIPRTEGREGRDHRIEQGYIHAGPVGAGHFVKMIHNGIEYGLMQAYAEGFDILKNANIEALPADHRYNFDLADIAEVWRRGSVIPSWLLDLTSTALADNPTLSEYSGFVEDSGEGRWTVNAAIDEAVPAEVLTAALYARFRSRKEHTFAEKILSAMRAGFGGHKEPKQPDASKPK, translated from the coding sequence ATGCAACTCGGCATGATCGGCCTCGGCCGGATGGGCGGCAACATCGTTCGCCGGCTGATGCGCCACGGCCATTCGACCGTGGTCTATGACAAGGATGCCAAGGCCGTCGCCGGCCTGGCCGCGGACGGCGCAGTGGGCTCCGCGACGCTCGAAGAGTTCATCGCAAAACTAGAGCGGCCGCGGACGGCTTGGGTGATGCTGCCCGCCGGCCGCATCACCGAGACGACGATCGACACGATCGCGGGCGTGATGCAGGACGGCGATGTCGTCATCGACGGTGGCAACACCTTCTGGCAGGACGACGTCCGCCGCGGCAAGGCCTTGAAAGATCGCGGCATCCATTATGTCGACGTCGGCACCTCCGGCGGCGTCTGGGGGCTCGACCGCGGCTATTGCATGATGATCGGTGGCGAGAAGCCGGTGGTCGACCGGCTCGATCCGATCTTCGCGGCACTGGCCCCCGGTGCCGGCGACATTCCCCGCACAGAGGGACGTGAGGGGCGCGATCACCGCATCGAACAGGGCTACATCCATGCCGGCCCCGTTGGCGCCGGCCACTTCGTCAAGATGATCCACAACGGCATCGAGTACGGCCTGATGCAGGCCTATGCCGAAGGGTTCGACATTCTCAAGAATGCCAACATCGAGGCCTTGCCGGCGGACCATCGCTACAATTTCGACCTCGCCGACATCGCCGAAGTCTGGCGGCGCGGCTCCGTGATCCCGTCCTGGCTGCTCGACCTCACCTCGACCGCACTCGCCGACAACCCGACGCTGTCGGAATATTCCGGCTTCGTCGAAGATTCCGGCGAAGGTCGCTGGACCGTGAATGCGGCGATCGACGAGGCCGTGCCGGCCGAGGTCCTGACCGCGGCGCTGTACGCACGTTTCCGTTCCCGCAAGGAACACACCTTCGCCGAAAAAATTCTCTCCGCGATGCGCGCGGGTTTCGGCGGCCACAAGGAGCCGAAGCAGCCGGACGCTTCGAAACCGAAGTAG
- the malQ gene encoding 4-alpha-glucanotransferase gives MDLLAQARIKGVQSEFVDALGKLRVTAPEALKSILDALPEKRVYRFVNGPVVVRALGNPRTELAALGAAPLQWQVTGNGHIRGKPNVIAQGETREPVIAWPAGLPLGYHRLTLTDSKGVSEEVPMIVAPERAFGGDFDRGWLLAVQLYSVRSDRNWGIGDFTDLAGLVRLAKQLGADGVGLNPLHVLFDNQPGDCSPYSPNSRLFLNPLYIDVEAIPEFSADLVPDAAATAARLREGDRVPYVDMAALKWLGLRAAFDSFVKSASGVRRNQFDAFRADRAPLLSRFACFEVLRHHFNGPWWEWPVEWQQPDETKCAGLRNGRDKREVEFVEFVQWTADLQLRAAKELASELGMRVGLYLDVAVGVQSNGFDAWNEQTAISRHLAVGAPPDVLNTVGQDWGLAGFNAGGLEAQSFVPFANMLAASMRHAGAIRLDHVLGLKRLYLVPRGFKPDNGAYVQMPLEALLAAVVRESVTHQCIVIGEDLGTVPEGFRETMQDFGIWSYLVMMFERDDAGHFRNIDHYRPNALVTLNTHDLCTYAGWRSFSDLRMKLSLGLDPGEDDQARWDALGQLDEILRQNGINTNDLYSVLGFLSRTPSRLLAVSLEDLLGVIDQPNIPGTIDEHPNWRQRLPVTLDKIASKVDLKALKAATRERSMAGGS, from the coding sequence ATGGATCTTTTAGCTCAAGCCCGGATCAAGGGCGTTCAATCCGAATTCGTCGATGCCCTGGGAAAGCTGCGGGTCACCGCGCCCGAGGCGCTCAAATCCATCCTCGATGCCCTGCCGGAGAAGCGAGTCTATCGTTTCGTCAACGGGCCGGTCGTGGTGCGTGCCCTGGGCAATCCGCGCACCGAACTGGCGGCCCTCGGTGCTGCGCCGCTGCAATGGCAAGTCACTGGCAACGGCCATATCCGCGGCAAACCTAACGTGATCGCGCAAGGCGAGACCCGCGAACCTGTGATCGCCTGGCCCGCCGGCCTGCCGCTTGGTTATCACCGGCTGACGCTGACAGATTCCAAGGGCGTGTCGGAAGAGGTGCCGATGATTGTGGCACCGGAGCGGGCCTTCGGCGGCGATTTCGACCGCGGCTGGCTGTTGGCCGTGCAGCTCTACAGCGTCCGCTCCGACCGCAATTGGGGCATCGGCGATTTCACCGACCTGGCCGGCCTGGTCAGGCTCGCCAAGCAATTGGGTGCCGATGGCGTCGGGCTCAATCCGCTGCATGTGCTGTTCGACAACCAGCCGGGCGATTGCAGCCCGTATTCGCCGAACAGCCGGCTGTTTCTCAACCCGCTCTATATCGACGTCGAGGCGATCCCGGAGTTTTCGGCCGATCTCGTCCCCGATGCTGCGGCAACCGCCGCGCGGCTTCGTGAAGGCGATCGCGTGCCCTACGTGGACATGGCGGCGCTGAAATGGCTGGGCTTGCGCGCGGCATTTGACAGCTTCGTGAAAAGCGCGAGCGGTGTCCGCCGCAATCAGTTCGATGCCTTCCGCGCGGACCGGGCGCCGTTGTTGTCCCGCTTTGCCTGTTTCGAGGTGCTGCGGCATCATTTCAACGGGCCGTGGTGGGAATGGCCGGTAGAATGGCAGCAACCGGACGAGACCAAATGCGCGGGCTTGCGCAACGGTCGAGACAAACGCGAGGTCGAGTTCGTCGAATTCGTGCAATGGACTGCGGATTTGCAGTTGCGCGCGGCCAAGGAGCTTGCCTCCGAGCTCGGCATGCGGGTCGGGCTCTATCTCGACGTCGCCGTCGGCGTCCAGTCCAACGGCTTCGACGCCTGGAACGAGCAGACGGCGATTTCCCGCCACCTTGCGGTCGGCGCGCCGCCCGACGTGCTCAACACCGTTGGCCAGGATTGGGGCCTGGCCGGCTTCAATGCGGGCGGTCTCGAGGCGCAATCTTTCGTGCCGTTCGCCAACATGCTGGCCGCCTCGATGCGGCATGCCGGTGCGATCCGGCTCGATCACGTGCTGGGGCTGAAGCGGCTTTATCTGGTGCCGCGCGGCTTCAAGCCCGACAACGGCGCCTATGTGCAGATGCCGCTCGAGGCGCTGCTGGCTGCGGTCGTCCGCGAGAGCGTCACCCATCAATGCATCGTGATCGGCGAAGACCTCGGCACCGTGCCGGAAGGTTTTCGCGAGACCATGCAGGATTTCGGCATCTGGTCCTATCTTGTCATGATGTTCGAGCGGGACGATGCCGGCCATTTTCGCAACATCGACCATTACCGGCCCAATGCGCTGGTGACGCTGAACACGCATGATCTCTGCACCTATGCCGGCTGGCGCTCCTTCAGCGATCTCAGGATGAAGCTGTCGCTCGGGCTCGATCCCGGCGAGGACGATCAGGCGCGCTGGGATGCGCTCGGCCAGCTCGACGAGATTTTGCGCCAGAACGGCATCAATACCAACGACCTCTATTCGGTGCTTGGCTTCCTGTCGCGCACGCCGTCGCGGCTGCTGGCGGTGTCGCTGGAAGACCTGCTCGGCGTAATCGACCAGCCCAACATTCCCGGCACGATCGACGAGCATCCGAACTGGCGCCAGCGCCTGCCGGTTACGCTCGACAAGATCGCGTCCAAGGTCGATCTTAAGGCTTTGAAGGCCGCGACGCGGGAACGTTCCATGGCGGGCGGGAGTTGA